In one window of Oryza sativa Japonica Group chromosome 9, ASM3414082v1 DNA:
- the LOC107275786 gene encoding glutamate receptor 2.8 → MGMERAAGRAAIFFLFLSLTVAQNITGSGEDTLNVGVILHLKSLVGKMARTSILMAVEDFYKAHRNFKTKLVLHIRDSNGDDIQAASEAIDLLENYNVRAIVGPQKSSEATFVSDLGNKSQVPVISFTATNPTLSSINVPYFLRGTLSDVAQVNTLAALAKAYGWREVVPIYEDTDYGRGIIPYLADALQEFGASMPYRSAISESANTDQIERELYKLMTMQTRVYVVHMSTNIGSILFKKAKDLGMMSEDYAWILTDGISNIANSLSPSILEEMSGAIGVRFYVPASKELDDFTTRWNKRFKEDNPNDPPSQLSIFGLWGYDTIWALAQAAEKVRMADAIFQKQKDTKNTTCLGTLRISTIGPKLLDSILLSKFRGLSGEFDLRNRQLELSTFQIINVVGSQLKEIGFWTAKHGIFRQLNKNKSKTTNMNSMPDLNPVVWPGEVYTVPKGWQIPTNGKKLRIGVRTNAYPEFMKVESNPVTNEITASGYAIDVFEEVLKRLPYAIPYEYVSFDNGQGINSGSYNDFVYQVYLGVYDAAIGDITIRYNRTSYVDFTLPYTESGVAMIVPVRDDRNKNTWVFLKPLTTDLWFGSIAFFVYTAIVIWLLERRSNNAELTGSFLRQLGIAIYFSFFADRERVDSILSRLVVIVWVFVLLVITSSYTANLSSMLTVQQLQPTVTDVHELLKNGEYVGYPNGSYVADLLRGLGFDRTKLRAYNDLDGFADALAKGSQNGGISAVIDEVPYIKIFLAKHCKGYTMIGPIYKSEGFGFVS, encoded by the exons ATGGGGATGGAGAGAGCAGCTGGAAGGGCTGCAATCTTCTTCCTGTTCCTCAGTCTGACTGTTGCTCAAAATATCACTGGGAGTGGAGAAGATACACTGAATGTTGGAGTGATTCTCCACCTGAAGTCGTTGGTGGGCAAAATGGCACGTACCAGCATTTTGATGGCTGTGGAAGATTTCTATAAAGCCCACAGGAACTTTAAGACAAAGCTGGTTCTCCACATTAGGGATTCCAATGGAGATGATATCCAAGCTGCATCAGAAG CAATTGACCTGCTGGAAAATTACAATGTGCGAGCTATTGTTGGCCCACAAAAATCTTCAGAGGCTACATTTGTGTCAGATCTTGGGAACAAGAGCCAAGTCCCAGTTATCTCCTTCACTGCAACAAACCCCACTCTATCATCTATCAATGTGCCATACTTTTTGCGTGGGACATTAAGTGATGTTGCTCAAGTGAATACACTTGCTGCTCTCGCTAAGGCATATGGCTGGAGGGAAGTGGTGCCCATCTATGAGGATACAGACTATGGTAGAGGCATCATACCATACCTGGCTGATGCCCTCCAGGAATTTGGAGCATCTATGCCTTATCGTAGTGCAATATCTGAATCAGCAAATACTGACCAAATTGAGCGAGAACTCTACAAGTTAATGACAATGCAAACTAGAGTCTATGTTGTTCATATGTCAACAAACATTGGATCAATTCTCTTCAAAAAGGCCAAGGACTTAGGAATGATGAGTGAAGACTATGCATGGATTTTGACAGATGGCATTTCAAATATTGCTAATTCGCTAAGCCCTTCAATTCTTGAGGAAATGAGTGGTGCAATCGGTGTCAGGTTCTATGTGCCTGCATCAAAGGAACTTGATGACTTCACTACAAGATGGAATAAGAGGTTTAAAGAAGACAACCCAAATGATCCACCATCACAACTAAGTATTTTCGGGCTTTGGGGTTATGATACTATTTGGGCATTAGCACAAGCAGCAGAAAAAGTAAGAATGGCTGATGCCATATTTCAAAAGCAGAAAGATACAAAGAACACAACATGTTTGGGAACTCTGAGAATTTCTACAATTGGTCCGAAACTCCTAGATTCAATCTTACTTAGTAAGTTCAGAGGTCTAAGTGGTGAATTTGACCTTAGAAACAGGCAGCTGGAGCTTTCCACCTTCCAGATAATTAATGTAGTTGGAAGTCAGTTAAAAGAAATAGGCTTTTGGACAGCAAAACATGGAATCTTCaggcaattaaacaaaaataaatcaaaaacAACAAACATGAACTCTATGCCTGATCTTAATCCAGTGGTGTGGCCAGGAGAAGTATATACAGTGCCCAAAGGATGGCAAATTCCTACTAATGGAAAGAAACTCCGTATAGGTGTACGGACCAATGCGTATCCTGAGTTTATGAAGGTGGAAAGTAATCCTGTAACCAATGAAATAACAGCTTCTGGGTATGCGATTGATGTATTTGAAGAGGTGTTAAAGAGACTTCCATATGCAATACCTTATGAATATGTATCATTTGATAATGGACAAGGAATAAACTCTGGGAGTTATAATGATTTTGTCTACCAAGTTTATCTAGGG gTATATGATGCAGCCATTGGGGATATAACCATCAGGTACAATCGAACTTCATATGTTGACTTCACACTACCATATACTGAATCTGGGGTGGCAATGATTGTGCCAGTCAGGGACGACAGGAATAAGAATACATGGGTTTTCTTGAAGCCATTAACTACTGACCTGTGGTTTGGGAGCATCGCCTTCTTCGTCTACACAGCAATTGTAATATGGTTGTTGGAGCGACGAAGCAATAATGCTGAACTGACTGGCTCATTTCTCCGCCAGCTTGGCATAGCAATATATTTCTCGTTCTTTGCAGATA GGGAAAGGGTGGACAGCATTTTGTCTAGACTGGTTGTCATTGTATGGGTATTTGTGCTTCTCGTGATTACATCAAGCTATACAGCCAATCTATCATCAATGCTAACTGTGCAACAGCTTCAGCCCACAGTAACTgatgttcatgagctccttaAAAATGGAGAATACGTAGGGTATCCAAATGGTTCTTATGTGGCCGATCTATTAAGAGGACTTGGTTTTGATAGAACAAAATTgagggcatataatgatttagaTGGCTTTGCCGATGCACTCGCCAAAGGGAGCCAAAATGGTGGTATTTCAGCTGTCATAGATGAAGTTccatacataaaaatatttcttgCAAAGCACTGCAAAGGGTACACAATGATAGGACCAATTTACAAGTCTGAAGGTTTTGGCTTTGTAAGTTAA